From the genome of Bacteroides sp. MSB163, one region includes:
- a CDS encoding RagB/SusD family nutrient uptake outer membrane protein: MKQILAILTLIASLTFTSCEDFLTEEVRGQQNLDTYFQSVEEAESFITGCYQAITFGGWWNINTVWLLSEMCSDDGWMGNTTQSQSDYISLAHYQGTGQSNGAISNFWQYRYKGILRCNVAVERISQSEFSDEDMKNRLIGEARFLRGYFYFELVRNFGGVPLVTSFLLPEEIQGITRASAEDVYKFIEDDLKAAADALPKRSEYAATDMGRATSGAALGLLGKVYLYQEKWQEAHDVLKTVIDSKEYELLDNFGDVWSVDHNNSKESLFEVQYMYDGTYSLGGSLTIITGARNGPGDGWSWGQPTANLEQAYIDAGDTERLRWTIIKTGCTEIAGEDNFDKFIENSKDMANYKTYIEKYGWDPDCYIIDPAQHKSARIVRKYFVPIEKRPEVYNTDKIPLDHRILRYADVLLMYAEACNELGDDATARKYLNEVRNRVNLEDVKSSGNDLRKDIRLERRLELAWEQNRLYDIRRWTDDNGKKVISNLLGTNGTFVKYNTDAATRDLYEWENQGEASNKGAGFDENRDMVFPIPLYEITMSNGSIVQNPGWN, translated from the coding sequence ATGAAACAGATATTAGCAATATTGACATTGATTGCCTCGCTGACATTCACCTCTTGCGAGGACTTCCTGACCGAGGAAGTGCGTGGGCAACAAAATCTCGACACCTATTTCCAAAGTGTAGAGGAAGCTGAGTCATTCATCACCGGTTGCTACCAGGCCATCACTTTCGGTGGCTGGTGGAACATCAATACGGTATGGTTACTTTCCGAAATGTGCAGCGATGACGGTTGGATGGGAAATACAACCCAAAGCCAGAGTGATTATATCTCTTTAGCACATTATCAGGGTACAGGACAGAGCAACGGAGCCATCTCAAACTTCTGGCAATACCGTTATAAAGGTATCTTACGCTGCAACGTAGCCGTAGAGCGCATCTCACAATCCGAATTCTCAGACGAAGACATGAAGAACCGCCTGATAGGCGAAGCCCGCTTCCTGCGTGGATATTTCTACTTCGAACTGGTAAGAAACTTTGGCGGTGTACCTCTCGTTACAAGCTTCCTGTTGCCCGAGGAGATACAAGGCATTACCCGTGCTTCTGCCGAAGATGTATATAAGTTCATCGAAGATGATCTGAAAGCTGCCGCCGACGCGTTGCCAAAACGTAGTGAATATGCTGCCACCGATATGGGGCGTGCTACCAGTGGTGCAGCTTTAGGCCTGCTAGGTAAAGTTTACCTCTATCAGGAAAAGTGGCAAGAAGCACATGATGTATTGAAAACTGTTATTGACAGCAAAGAGTACGAACTGCTTGATAACTTCGGTGACGTATGGAGTGTTGATCACAACAACAGTAAAGAGAGTCTGTTTGAAGTACAGTATATGTACGACGGTACTTATTCATTAGGTGGTTCACTGACAATAATCACTGGTGCACGTAATGGTCCCGGCGACGGATGGTCTTGGGGTCAGCCTACTGCCAACCTCGAACAGGCCTATATTGACGCAGGTGATACCGAACGTCTTCGCTGGACTATCATCAAAACCGGATGTACCGAGATTGCCGGTGAAGATAACTTCGATAAGTTCATTGAAAATAGCAAAGACATGGCTAATTACAAAACTTATATCGAGAAGTATGGTTGGGATCCGGATTGCTATATAATTGACCCTGCACAACATAAATCGGCACGTATCGTCCGCAAATATTTCGTGCCTATCGAAAAGCGTCCGGAAGTGTACAATACAGACAAGATTCCTTTGGATCACCGCATCTTGCGCTATGCCGATGTATTGCTGATGTATGCCGAAGCCTGCAACGAACTGGGTGATGACGCTACAGCACGTAAATACCTCAATGAAGTACGTAACCGCGTAAACCTGGAGGATGTAAAATCAAGCGGCAATGATCTCCGCAAAGATATCCGTTTGGAACGTCGTCTGGAATTAGCATGGGAACAAAACCGCTTGTATGACATCCGTCGCTGGACCGACGACAATGGCAAGAAGGTGATTTCCAATCTGCTGGGAACCAATGGTACTTTCGTTAAGTATAACACAGATGCCGCTACCCGCGACCTCTATGAATGGGAGAACCAGGGTGAAGCAAGTAATAAAGGTGCTGGCTTCGATGAAAACCGCGACATGGTATTCCCCATTCCTTTGTATGAAATCACAATGTCTAATGGTTCTATCGTTCAGAATCCGGGTTGGAATTAA
- a CDS encoding glycoside hydrolase, translating to MKLKYYFTLLSLLSFMACSDDSPSTPDTPDQPDVPNSVEKLVTINAGKTYQTITGFGASDCWNPSYVGKYWTNSRDKITELLFSSEIQAGSPKGIGLSMWRVNLGGGTAEQGDASGITDKSRRAESYLTNDLTLDWNRCEGQRYFLNRAKEFGCESIVLFSNTPPVQYTQNGKGFSNQGGVSNLKNDCYDDFAAYMGDVAQYYIDKGYPVTHISPVNEPQYNWDGGQEGSGWTNDEVARLARELDDALTERNLSTDILLGESGDWEYLYKTKDDANRSNVMSAFFTPGSSAYVGDLNHVKKLICGHSYWTDGTWDGMRSVRKQVAQAATQYGVDIWQSEWSMLGDNYSNTEFVGYDNATEMDIAFYMSRVIHNDLTVAGVSSWSYWTSMDVARWGHKNRFLLISLVPGGGINDNNDNIEKEGTFQSTATLWVLGNYSLFIRPGYQRINMQLTESLNFFGSAWLSPQGDKIVAVFTNMSSKNVRLSETHEGWSNEATSIRTYTTTNSKKLTEATVSAGESVLLEAESVTTVVYNLK from the coding sequence ATGAAACTAAAATATTATTTCACTCTGCTGTCCCTGCTTTCCTTTATGGCTTGCAGTGACGATTCTCCTTCTACACCCGATACCCCCGATCAACCGGATGTACCGAATAGTGTAGAGAAACTAGTCACCATTAATGCCGGAAAAACCTATCAGACTATCACAGGATTCGGTGCATCAGACTGCTGGAATCCTTCCTATGTAGGTAAATACTGGACCAACAGCCGTGACAAAATCACCGAATTACTCTTCTCTTCCGAAATCCAGGCAGGAAGCCCCAAAGGTATCGGTCTCTCCATGTGGCGTGTAAACCTGGGCGGTGGAACTGCCGAACAAGGTGATGCAAGCGGCATTACCGATAAATCCCGTCGCGCAGAGTCATACCTGACAAACGATTTGACCCTTGATTGGAATCGTTGCGAAGGGCAACGTTATTTCCTGAACCGTGCTAAAGAGTTCGGTTGCGAAAGTATCGTCCTTTTCAGCAATACACCACCCGTACAATATACACAGAACGGCAAAGGTTTCTCCAACCAAGGAGGAGTATCAAACCTGAAAAACGATTGCTACGATGACTTTGCCGCTTACATGGGCGATGTAGCTCAATACTACATAGATAAAGGTTATCCTGTGACGCACATCTCACCGGTCAACGAACCGCAATACAACTGGGATGGCGGACAAGAAGGAAGCGGCTGGACCAATGACGAAGTTGCCAGATTGGCCCGCGAACTGGATGATGCCTTAACCGAACGTAATTTGTCTACCGATATCCTGCTCGGTGAATCGGGCGACTGGGAATACTTATATAAGACAAAAGACGATGCCAATCGCAGTAACGTTATGTCTGCCTTTTTCACTCCCGGCTCGTCTGCTTATGTAGGTGACTTAAATCATGTAAAGAAACTAATCTGCGGTCATAGCTACTGGACCGATGGCACTTGGGACGGTATGCGCAGCGTACGTAAGCAGGTGGCACAAGCAGCAACACAATATGGTGTAGATATATGGCAAAGTGAATGGAGCATGCTGGGAGACAACTACAGCAACACAGAATTTGTAGGATATGACAATGCTACAGAAATGGATATCGCATTTTATATGTCGAGAGTGATACACAATGACCTTACTGTAGCAGGAGTATCTTCATGGAGCTACTGGACTTCCATGGACGTAGCCCGTTGGGGACATAAAAACCGTTTTCTTCTGATATCCCTCGTACCCGGTGGAGGAATCAACGACAACAATGACAACATAGAAAAAGAAGGTACCTTCCAATCCACAGCGACTCTTTGGGTATTAGGTAATTACAGTCTGTTCATCCGCCCCGGATACCAACGTATCAACATGCAGCTGACCGAATCGCTCAACTTCTTTGGATCAGCATGGCTATCCCCGCAAGGAGATAAAATAGTAGCTGTTTTCACTAACATGTCCAGCAAGAATGTCCGCCTGAGCGAAACTCATGAAGGATGGAGCAACGAAGCTACATCAATCCGGACCTACACCACTACCAATAGCAAAAAACTGACAGAAGCCACCGTATCTGCCGGAGAATCTGTACTTTTGGAAGCGGAAAGTGTAACCACAGTAGTGTATAATCTAAAATAA